DNA from Nocardioides seonyuensis:
CGCACGTGCGTGAGCAGGGTCCGGGCGTGCTCGTCGACCTCGCCGCGCTCCTCTGCGAGCGCCACGTCGACGCTGAGGTCGGTGAGGTCGGGCAGGAACTCGTGCAGGGGCGGGTCGAGCAGGCGGATGGTCACCGGCAGGCCGTCCATCGCCTCCAGGATCTCGGTGAAGTCCTGTCGCTGGAGGGGGAGCAGGCCCTGCAGGGCAGCCTCCTGGCCGTCGTCGCCCTCGGCCACGATCAGCTTCTCCACCAGGGTCCGTCGCTCGCCGAGGAACATGTGCTCGGTGCGGCACAGACCGATGCCCTGGGCGCCGAAACGACGTGCTCGGGCAGCATCCTCCGGGGTGTCGGCGTTGGCACGCACGCGCAGACGGCGGGCACCGTCGGCGTGGGCCATGATCCTGGCGACCGCGTGCGCCAGGTCGTCGTCGAGCTTCTCGCCCTCGAAGTGGCGTACGACGACCGAGTCGGCGACCGGCACCGCCCCGGCGAACACCTCGCCCGTGGTGCCGTCGATGGAGATCACGTCACCTTCGCGGACGGTCTCACCGCCGCGCACCGTGAACTGCTTGGCCGAGCTGTCCACGTCCAGTGACTCGGCGCCGCACACGCAGGTGCGCCCCATGCCCCGGGCCACGACGGCGGCGTGCGAGGTCTTGCCGCCGCGACTGGTCAGGATCCCGCGCGCAGCCACCATCCCGCGCAGGTCGTCGGGATTGGTCTCCTTGCGGACCAGGATGACGTCCTCGCCGGCCTCGGCCCACTCCACCGCGGTGTCGGAGTCGAAGACCGCCTTGCCGACCGCAGCCCCCGGAGAGGCGTTCATGCCCGTGGCGAGGAGCGAGCGCTCGGACGAGGCGTCGAACCGCGGGAACATCAGCTGCGCCAGCTGGTCGCCGGTGACGCGCAGGACGGCCTCGTCCATCTCGATCAGGCCCTCGTCGACCATGTGGACCGCGATGCGGAAGGCCGCCTCGGGCGTGCGCTTGCCGACCCGCGTCTGGAGCATCCAGAGCTTGCCCCGCTCGACGGTGAACTCGATGTCGCACATGTCGCGGTAGTGCCTCTCGAGCCGCGCCATGATGTCCAGCAGCTCGTCGTGCGAACGTCGGTCGATCTCGGCCATGTCGGCCAGGGAGACGGTGTTGCGGATGCCCGCCACGACGTCCTCGCCCTGAGCGTTCTGAAGGTAGTCGCCGTAGACCCCCTGCTCACCGCTCGCGGGGTCGCGGGTGAACGCCACGCCGGAGCCGGAGTCCATGCCGAAGTTGCCGAAGACCATCGCCTGCACGTTGACGGCGGTGCCGAGGTCCTCTGGGATCCGTTCCTGGCGACGGTAGAGCCGCGCCCGGTCGGTGTTCCAGGAGTCGAAGACGGCGCGGATGGCCAGCTCGAGCTGCTCCCGCGGCTCCTGGGGGAAGTCGCGTCCCGTCTCTGTCCGGACGACCGACTTGAAGGTCTCGACCAGCCGCTGGAAGTCGTCGGCGTCGAGGTCGAGGTCGGACTCGGTGCCCTTGTCGCGCTTGGCCTCGTCGAGGGCCCTGGAGAAGAGCTCTCCGTCGACGTGCATGACGGTGGCACCGAACATCTGGACGAGGCGACGGTAGGAGTCCCAGGCGAAGCGCGCGTTGTCGCTCCTGCGCGCCAGGCCGTGGACCGACTCGTCGTTGAGCCCGACGTTGAGGACCGTCTCCATCATCCCGGGCATGGAGAACTTGGCGCCCGAGCGGACGCTGACGAGCAGCGGGTCGTCGCCGTCGCCCAGGCTGCGACCCATGGCACGCTCGAGATCCGCGAGGTGACTGCTGACCTCGTCGACGAGACCGGGAACCTCGCCCCCGGCGCCCAGGTAGGCGCGGCAGGCCTCAGTGGTGATCGTGAACCCCGGTGGGACAGGCAGGCCGAGATTGGTCATCTCGGCGAGGTTGGCCCCCTTGCCGCCGAGGAGGTCCTTCTGGTCCTTGTCACCGTCACCGAAGTCGTGCACCCAGGTAGTCACCGGACGATCTAATCACTCCCCGCTAGCGGGCTCGACCCGACTCGGTGTAGGGAGCACCCTCGGTCGCCACCGCCGCGCGGACCCGCCTGGCGGTGAAGTCGGCGGCGAGCTCGTCGACCTCTTCGAGGGAGCAGAAGCGGACCTCGCGGATCTCGCGCTCCTGCTTGACCACCCCGTCCAGGAGCTTGGGCTCGTGGATGCCACCGTCGAAGACGAGGCAGAGGGCGTCGTCCCACCCGCCCCACGGCGGGAGCCAGTCGGTGAGGAGGAGCGACTCGGCCCGGAGACGGAGGCCGAGCTCTTCCTCGACCTCGCGCTCGACGGCGGTGCGCGGTGACTCGCCGACCTCGACCACGCCGCCGGGGAGGTCCCAGTCCTGCTTGTAGGTCAGCCGGCAGAGCAGCACGCGCCCGTCCGGGTCGCGCACGAGGAGCTGCCCGATCGCCCGCTTGCGCGGAAGGAAGGAGTTGAGCAGTGCCCGGAAGCTCTCGGGGTCGCTCAGTGGAGGGTCGCTCACGAGGCGTGCATAGACCATCGCTCCCGTGGAGTCGGCGCGGTCACCGGAACCGGGCACGATCCGCTGGGTGCCCTCCAGTCGCAGTCCGGCGCGGGTGGCAACCCGGCGGCCGGCCTCGTTGCGGGGGTCGATCCTCGCCTCCACGCGCTGGAGCCCGAGCCCGCCCTCCGCCTCCTCGGCGAAGGCCCAGTCGACCAGGACCCGGACCGCCCTGGAGGCGAAGCCGCGTCCGCGGTTGCCGGCGTAGAGGGTCCAGCGCAGCTCACCGGTGCCCTGCTGGCGCAGCGTCACCTCGACGCTCCCGACGACGCGGCCTTCGTGCTCGACCACGAAGGAGGAGCGCCGGCGGTCGGCGTCGAAGTCCTCGCGCCACTGACCGACGCGCTCGCGCAGGCGTTCGACCGAGACGTCGGTCGCGTCCCAGCCGAGCCACAGGGCCGTCTCGTCGTCGTGGCCCGCCACGGCCGCCTCGACGTCCTCGTCGCGCCATGGACGGAGCGCGATCACGCCGTCGGTGAGCGTGGGTTGGACCTGGGCCACTCGGCCACCCTAGTCACTTGGCCCCAGACGGCTCAGCGGACCACGTCGAAGCGGGCCATCATCCCGTGGTCCTCGTGGTCGAGCATGTGGCAGTGGATCATGAAGGGTCCCGCGTGGTCGAGGAAGCGAGCGGCCACGTCGACGTACTCACCCGGATCCAGCCGCCAGGTGTCTTCCAGCGCCCGCTCCCACGGTGGTGGCCGGTTTCCGTCGCGGGAGACCGTGCGCCACTGCTCGGCGTGGATGTGGACGTAGTGCGTCATGTCGCTGGTGTTGCGCAGCCGCCAGCGCTCGGTGGTGCCGAGACGCACGCGGTGGTCGGGGCGATCGGGGTCGAAGGCCTTGCCGTTGACTGCCCAGAACGTGCCGTGGCGCTTGCCTCCGCCGAGGTCGAAGGTCCAGGTCTTGCTCACCTCGGCAGGCGCCCTGACCAGCTTCGGGGAGGGGAGCCGCGAGGGGAGGCGGGAAGGGTCGCGCGCGGGACGGCCCACGCGGAACTGCATGATCGGCGCGGTCCGCGAGCCCGTCCCACGCTCGTCCTGCGCGGGCACCGACTCGAGGACTACGTCCTGGCCCGAGAGACCCGTGAAGTCCACGACCACGTCGGCGCGCTGGGCAGGGCCGAGGTTGATCTCGGTGCGCACGACCGGAGTCCTGAGGAACCCGCTCCCGGTGCCCACCTGGACGAAGGGCCGTCCGTCCGAGAGCGAGAGGTTGTAGGCGGTGAACGGCGCGGCGTTGAGGAGGCGCAGCCGGTGGCGCGTGGCGCTCACCCGGTGGTACGGCGCGTAGCGGCCGTTCACGATGACGTGCGAGCCGACCGTGTGGTCGTCGGGCGGGCTCCCCGGTCCGGTGAACGACATCGTCCCGTGGTGCCCGTGCATGGTGGGGCCGTCTGCGAACGGGTTGGCCAGCGCGTTGCCCGAGGTGAAGGAGCGCTCGGAGATCATCAGGGGGAGGTCGCGCCGCCCCTTCGGCAGCCGCAGCCTGCGAGAGGCTGCGTCCTCGACGAGGAACATGCCCTGCAGTCCGCGCCAGTTGTTCCGGGCCGTCCTGTCCATGCGGTGGTCGTGGTAGAAGAAGAAGGAGGCCGGCGCGGGCCTGCCGCCGTAGGTCAGTGGGTAGCGGTAGGTCCGTGAGCTCCCTCGGCGGATGAGGTTCGTGGTGGGCTGCCCGTCCTCGCTGGAGGCGTGGTGGTCACCGTGCAGGTGGGTCGTGAGCGGTCCGGCCCGTCGTGGCAGTCGGTGCGCGAACGTCACCCTGCTCTCCCGGCCTGCGCGGCCGAGGATCGTGGGGCCGGGATAGTCGCCGCCGTAGGTCCACATCATCGTGCGGGGTCCGCGGGGCAGTATCCGCACCGGCGCCTGCCGTACCGGGATGCGGACGTCGGTGCCCTTCAGCACTCGTGGCACGACCAGGGGCTGCTCGAACGCGACCGGCTCGGCGCCCACCCCGCCGGTCGCGTCCTCGACGACGAGCGTGCCGCGCATGAACGGGTGGAAGCGACAGATGTAGTCGTAGCGTCCGTTGGCGAGGTTCTCCACGCCCGTCACCGTCGCCGTCGTCCCGGCGTCCACACGCACGTCGAAGAGGGGCTCGCCGCGCTCGTCGACGGCCGTGGAGGTCACGGTGTGGTCATAGGTGTCGAGGTTGACGACGGTGAGCGTGCCGCCGCCGCCCACGGTCACGGTCGCCGGCACGTAGGTCGAGCCCTTGGCCTCGATCACCAGCGTGGCCGAGCGCGGTGCCGCCGCCTGGGCGCCGGCTCCCACGGTGGATCCGGCCTCGCCGCCACTGCCGAGCGTGGGTGCCAGCACCGCCAGCACCGTGCCGATGACCAGGAGCGCGGCCGCGCGGTATCTCCCCCTCATCCGGCGGATTATCCGCTTCCTCGCAGTTCGCGCCACACATTCTTTCGTCCGGTCTGGACCACCGCAGAATTGCTGATGACGGATCCCGCGGTGCGTCGCACCATGGGCCGTCTATCACTCACTCGTAGGGGGCACCACCGCATGTTCACTCATCTACGCACCGGACTGGCCCTGGCCTGTGCCGGTGTCCTGGTCTCCGTCCCGGCCCTGGTCACGACGTCCGCGTCCGCCGTACAGGCCGAGCAACAGGCCGGGCAGTCGCTCATCATCACCGTGGCCAAGGGATCGCTCAAGCTCAAGGGCACCAGCGGCCTGCGTGCCGGCCGGGTCAAGCTCACCGTCAAGGGTCAGCCGGCGCCGGTGACCATCATGTCCCTCGCGAAGGGCTACACCCTGCGCGAGCTGTCCACCGACTACAAGGCCGCGAACAAGGGCGACATGAAGGCGCTCAAGCGCGCCGTCGCCAACACCACGTGGTACGGCGGGCTCTCCTCCGGGAGCACCGGCACCGTCGTGCTGCCGCGCGCCGGCACCTACATCGCCGCGGTGATGGCCAACAAGGTCATGGGGCCGACCACGTTCGAGGTGGGCGCCGTCAAGAAGTCTGGGACGCCCTCGGTCGACGGCACCATCACTGCTCGCAAGGGGATGAAGTGGGGAGGAGCCGATCACCTGCCCACCAAGGGCACGCTGAGGTTCAAGA
Protein-coding regions in this window:
- the ppdK gene encoding pyruvate, phosphate dikinase, with protein sequence MTTWVHDFGDGDKDQKDLLGGKGANLAEMTNLGLPVPPGFTITTEACRAYLGAGGEVPGLVDEVSSHLADLERAMGRSLGDGDDPLLVSVRSGAKFSMPGMMETVLNVGLNDESVHGLARRSDNARFAWDSYRRLVQMFGATVMHVDGELFSRALDEAKRDKGTESDLDLDADDFQRLVETFKSVVRTETGRDFPQEPREQLELAIRAVFDSWNTDRARLYRRQERIPEDLGTAVNVQAMVFGNFGMDSGSGVAFTRDPASGEQGVYGDYLQNAQGEDVVAGIRNTVSLADMAEIDRRSHDELLDIMARLERHYRDMCDIEFTVERGKLWMLQTRVGKRTPEAAFRIAVHMVDEGLIEMDEAVLRVTGDQLAQLMFPRFDASSERSLLATGMNASPGAAVGKAVFDSDTAVEWAEAGEDVILVRKETNPDDLRGMVAARGILTSRGGKTSHAAVVARGMGRTCVCGAESLDVDSSAKQFTVRGGETVREGDVISIDGTTGEVFAGAVPVADSVVVRHFEGEKLDDDLAHAVARIMAHADGARRLRVRANADTPEDAARARRFGAQGIGLCRTEHMFLGERRTLVEKLIVAEGDDGQEAALQGLLPLQRQDFTEILEAMDGLPVTIRLLDPPLHEFLPDLTDLSVDVALAEERGEVDEHARTLLTHVRRLHEQNPMLGLRGVRLGIQIPGLFRMQARAIAEAAADRKAAHGTPRPEIMVPLVASVRELQIVRNEIDRVIAEVEEDRGVKLDIAVGTMIELPRAAFLADRIAKTADFFSFGTNDLTQMAWGFSRDDVESAFFSRYFEHGIFDVSPFESLDQLGVGGMVEMGTTKGRETRPDLKVGVCGEHGGDPLSVHFFDRVGLNYVSCSPFRVPVARLEAGRSVLEKR
- a CDS encoding NUDIX hydrolase is translated as MAQVQPTLTDGVIALRPWRDEDVEAAVAGHDDETALWLGWDATDVSVERLRERVGQWREDFDADRRRSSFVVEHEGRVVGSVEVTLRQQGTGELRWTLYAGNRGRGFASRAVRVLVDWAFAEEAEGGLGLQRVEARIDPRNEAGRRVATRAGLRLEGTQRIVPGSGDRADSTGAMVYARLVSDPPLSDPESFRALLNSFLPRKRAIGQLLVRDPDGRVLLCRLTYKQDWDLPGGVVEVGESPRTAVEREVEEELGLRLRAESLLLTDWLPPWGGWDDALCLVFDGGIHEPKLLDGVVKQEREIREVRFCSLEEVDELAADFTARRVRAAVATEGAPYTESGRAR
- a CDS encoding multicopper oxidase domain-containing protein, with the protein product MRGRYRAAALLVIGTVLAVLAPTLGSGGEAGSTVGAGAQAAAPRSATLVIEAKGSTYVPATVTVGGGGTLTVVNLDTYDHTVTSTAVDERGEPLFDVRVDAGTTATVTGVENLANGRYDYICRFHPFMRGTLVVEDATGGVGAEPVAFEQPLVVPRVLKGTDVRIPVRQAPVRILPRGPRTMMWTYGGDYPGPTILGRAGRESRVTFAHRLPRRAGPLTTHLHGDHHASSEDGQPTTNLIRRGSSRTYRYPLTYGGRPAPASFFFYHDHRMDRTARNNWRGLQGMFLVEDAASRRLRLPKGRRDLPLMISERSFTSGNALANPFADGPTMHGHHGTMSFTGPGSPPDDHTVGSHVIVNGRYAPYHRVSATRHRLRLLNAAPFTAYNLSLSDGRPFVQVGTGSGFLRTPVVRTEINLGPAQRADVVVDFTGLSGQDVVLESVPAQDERGTGSRTAPIMQFRVGRPARDPSRLPSRLPSPKLVRAPAEVSKTWTFDLGGGKRHGTFWAVNGKAFDPDRPDHRVRLGTTERWRLRNTSDMTHYVHIHAEQWRTVSRDGNRPPPWERALEDTWRLDPGEYVDVAARFLDHAGPFMIHCHMLDHEDHGMMARFDVVR